The Alphaproteobacteria bacterium genome contains a region encoding:
- a CDS encoding type II toxin-antitoxin system VapC family toxin — translation MTLVDTNVLVDVLAGQPAWRSWSVDALDRCSAAGGLFITDVVYAELAPLFPTSDLLDAALADLEVELRRIPEHALFQAGRTFEQYRRKGGPRLSVLADFFIGAHARVDGLPILTRDTRRYRTYFPDVDLIAPDR, via the coding sequence ATGACGCTGGTCGACACCAACGTCCTTGTCGACGTTCTTGCCGGCCAACCAGCATGGCGCTCATGGTCCGTCGACGCGCTTGACCGTTGTTCAGCGGCCGGTGGTTTGTTCATAACCGACGTCGTGTATGCGGAGCTCGCTCCGCTGTTTCCCACTTCTGATCTGCTTGACGCCGCGCTGGCCGACCTTGAGGTCGAGCTACGCCGCATCCCGGAACACGCACTGTTTCAGGCAGGGCGGACCTTCGAGCAGTATCGCCGCAAGGGCGGACCACGCCTGAGCGTGCTCGCTGACTTCTTCATTGGTGCGCACGCGCGAGTCGACGGGTTGCCGATCCTGACGCGCGACACGCGCCGATATCGAACATATTTTCCGGATGTCGACCTGATCGCGCCGGACCGCTGA
- a CDS encoding Rdx family protein, whose protein sequence is MKFVIHYCGSUGYEPKALGARARLSKLGQTDVELVRSSGGVFEIFADGQLQFSKKALGRFPTSEEIDALAKG, encoded by the coding sequence ATGAAATTCGTCATCCACTACTGCGGCAGTTGAGGCTACGAGCCCAAAGCCCTCGGTGCGAGGGCACGACTGTCAAAGCTGGGTCAGACCGATGTCGAACTCGTCCGTTCGAGCGGCGGCGTGTTTGAGATTTTCGCCGACGGCCAGCTGCAATTCTCCAAGAAGGCGCTCGGCCGTTTTCCGACGAGCGAGGAAATCGATGCGCTGGCGAAGGGGTGA
- a CDS encoding AbrB/MazE/SpoVT family DNA-binding domain-containing protein yields MTTITVKGQVTLPKAVRDAAGLKPGDKVDVRSTASGGIYIEKPGKQSAYRKKLEAISKRRLVRGIRSTDEYMKMLRGDPADDPK; encoded by the coding sequence ATGACGACAATCACTGTCAAAGGTCAGGTCACGTTGCCGAAGGCCGTGCGCGACGCGGCCGGGTTGAAACCAGGCGACAAAGTCGATGTCCGCTCGACGGCCTCCGGCGGTATCTATATCGAGAAACCGGGCAAGCAGAGTGCGTATCGCAAGAAGCTTGAAGCGATATCGAAGCGTCGACTGGTCCGAGGAATCCGCAGTACCGACGAGTACATGAAGATGCTGCGCGGCGATCCGGCCGACGATCCTAAATGA